One window of Psychrobacillus sp. FSL H8-0483 genomic DNA carries:
- a CDS encoding MgtC/SapB family protein, which yields MDFFTSLFNSHYDLYIRLVVATIIGLLIGLERAIKHKPAGIRTHILVCLGSTLAMCLSTLNQGPYMDPMRLAAQVISGIGFLGAGVIWLGKDNVKRGLTTAANLWITACVGLTIGYGAYDLAIITVVLMFIAMNLPKVFEKMGILPQRGKDHDEHDDSDSDGE from the coding sequence ATGGACTTTTTTACATCATTATTTAATTCACATTATGACCTGTATATTAGATTAGTGGTAGCGACGATTATTGGCTTGCTGATTGGTTTAGAAAGAGCCATCAAGCATAAGCCGGCAGGTATTAGAACGCATATTTTAGTTTGTTTAGGTTCTACATTGGCGATGTGTTTGTCCACTTTAAACCAGGGGCCGTATATGGATCCAATGCGCTTAGCTGCTCAAGTTATTAGTGGTATCGGTTTTCTCGGAGCCGGTGTTATTTGGCTAGGCAAGGATAATGTAAAACGTGGTTTGACCACTGCGGCAAATCTATGGATCACCGCTTGTGTCGGCTTAACGATTGGTTACGGTGCTTACGATTTAGCCATCATTACTGTAGTACTGATGTTCATCGCGATGAACTTGCCTAAGGTTTTTGAAAAAATGGGGATTTTACCGCAAAGAGGAAAAGATCATGACGAACATGACGATAGTGATAGCGATGGGGAGTAG
- a CDS encoding VOC family protein yields MSLIERIDTVCIKVRDMEEASSWYQDVLGLQEYYKEDHYVILNIGEGSIPLTLEKGQPVTNENSTYPIFFSSNLEDTFKGLTEKGVKVSDIQKDGLNTFFTFYDLDGNKLQVCFWE; encoded by the coding sequence ATGAGCTTAATTGAAAGAATAGATACGGTCTGTATAAAAGTTAGGGACATGGAGGAAGCTAGTTCTTGGTACCAGGATGTATTGGGTTTGCAGGAATATTATAAGGAAGACCATTATGTCATTTTGAATATCGGAGAAGGTAGTATACCTTTAACACTTGAAAAGGGACAGCCAGTTACGAATGAAAATTCTACATATCCGATTTTCTTTTCATCCAATCTAGAAGACACTTTCAAGGGACTTACTGAAAAGGGAGTCAAAGTGTCTGATATTCAAAAGGATGGATTAAATACTTTTTTTACTTTTTATGATCTCGATGGGAACAAACTTCAAGTTTGTTTTTGGGAATAA
- the helD gene encoding RNA polymerase recycling motor HelD — MDTEFRQEQERVNSVMETITEQISKVEGETTRRRKEVVDFRKHFWDDVKVNTDTFDDYLETIISLRQQAQNLSITQSTHNQAFKRLSALKRMQEVPYFGRIDFTEEGTSKAERIYIGVSTLRDASGENFLVYDWRAPISSLYYDSPPGPAKYNTPEGMIHGMLEQKWQYIIHAGVIESMFDTSLTIGDEILQQVLGKGTDKHLHSIVATIQQEQNRIIRHDHKRLLIVQGAAGSGKTSAAMQRIAYLLYKYRNSLKADQIILFSPNAMFNSYVSTVLPELGEENMQQVTFQDYLNHRLSDTFHLENSYEQLEFVLTASDTPSYQTRTASIRFKASPHFFEAIKAYRQSLELSGMIFKGIKFRGKPIVTAEQITNRFYSSDTSLRFYNRIEKLVEWLNKQVNEAEKRELTEPWVQEEIELLSNGDYQKARTHLRKKQGFTEETFDNYESEIEALSRLIVRKKLKSLRKQIQSLHFVHMKGIYKQLFTDPTRIKLWIEGKTPEEWADICLSSVKMLDEGKLYYEDATPFLLLKELIQGFQMNSSIKHVIVDEAQDYSPFQFEFLKRLFPAAKMTVLGDFNQAIFAHASETGDFHTLTDLYGPDETDTITLTRSYRSTKPIAEFTRQLVPNGEKISAFERDGEPPVMTQLSDHAELHRCIASKIAEFRNQRYNTIAIICKSAVESTIAYEALNSIDEIKLVNRGSIEYEQGVVVIPAYLAKGIEFDAVIIYDASAQVYGDESLRRLFYTACTRAMHYLQLFSVGEPSPFLRNVEQETLLP, encoded by the coding sequence ATGGATACCGAATTTCGACAAGAGCAAGAACGCGTGAACAGCGTAATGGAGACAATTACGGAACAAATCAGCAAGGTAGAAGGCGAAACCACTCGACGTCGTAAAGAAGTAGTCGATTTCCGCAAACACTTTTGGGATGACGTCAAGGTAAACACAGATACTTTCGACGATTATCTGGAGACGATTATCAGCTTGCGACAACAGGCTCAGAATCTTTCCATAACTCAAAGCACTCACAACCAAGCCTTCAAGAGGTTATCCGCACTGAAGCGCATGCAAGAGGTCCCTTATTTCGGTCGAATCGATTTCACCGAAGAAGGAACTTCTAAGGCAGAACGTATCTATATTGGCGTCTCCACACTTAGGGATGCTAGCGGAGAAAATTTCCTAGTCTACGATTGGCGAGCACCAATTTCAAGCCTCTACTACGATTCCCCACCTGGTCCTGCCAAATACAACACGCCTGAAGGAATGATCCACGGCATGCTGGAACAAAAGTGGCAATATATTATTCATGCCGGCGTTATCGAATCGATGTTCGATACTAGCCTCACCATCGGTGACGAGATTTTACAACAAGTGCTCGGCAAAGGCACAGATAAACATTTACACAGCATTGTAGCCACCATTCAACAAGAACAAAATCGGATCATCCGGCACGACCATAAGCGGTTGCTCATCGTGCAAGGTGCCGCTGGGAGCGGCAAGACATCTGCCGCCATGCAACGGATTGCTTATTTGCTATACAAGTATCGGAATAGCCTGAAAGCAGATCAAATTATTCTATTTTCTCCAAATGCGATGTTTAACAGCTACGTATCTACTGTATTGCCTGAGCTCGGAGAAGAGAATATGCAGCAGGTCACATTCCAAGATTACTTGAACCATCGGCTAAGCGACACATTTCATCTGGAGAATAGTTACGAGCAATTGGAATTTGTATTGACTGCATCGGATACCCCTTCCTACCAAACTAGGACTGCAAGCATCCGATTCAAGGCATCCCCTCATTTTTTCGAGGCGATTAAAGCTTACAGGCAGTCACTGGAATTATCCGGCATGATCTTCAAAGGAATTAAATTTAGAGGAAAACCAATCGTTACAGCTGAACAAATCACGAATAGGTTTTATAGTAGTGACACCTCGCTTCGCTTTTATAATAGGATTGAGAAATTAGTGGAATGGCTTAACAAGCAGGTGAATGAAGCGGAGAAGCGCGAGCTGACCGAACCATGGGTACAGGAAGAAATTGAGCTGCTTAGCAACGGAGATTACCAAAAGGCTCGTACTCATTTACGAAAAAAACAAGGCTTTACGGAAGAGACGTTTGACAATTATGAAAGTGAGATCGAAGCACTCAGCCGCTTGATCGTTCGCAAAAAGTTGAAGTCCCTGCGCAAACAGATCCAGTCGCTTCATTTCGTTCATATGAAAGGAATATACAAGCAGCTTTTCACTGATCCAACGCGGATTAAACTGTGGATAGAAGGAAAAACACCCGAGGAGTGGGCTGATATTTGTCTATCGTCAGTGAAAATGCTTGACGAAGGGAAACTCTATTACGAAGATGCTACACCGTTTTTACTTTTAAAAGAGCTAATTCAAGGCTTCCAGATGAACAGCTCGATCAAACACGTGATTGTTGACGAAGCCCAAGATTATTCTCCGTTTCAATTCGAGTTTTTAAAGCGTTTATTTCCTGCAGCAAAAATGACTGTGCTTGGCGACTTTAACCAAGCGATATTCGCCCATGCTAGCGAAACAGGTGATTTCCACACGCTAACCGATTTATACGGTCCGGATGAAACAGATACAATAACTTTGACCCGTAGCTACAGATCCACCAAACCGATCGCTGAATTTACTCGCCAACTCGTGCCCAATGGTGAAAAGATTAGTGCTTTTGAACGCGACGGAGAGCCACCTGTAATGACACAATTGTCTGACCATGCCGAATTGCACCGCTGCATTGCTTCCAAAATCGCAGAATTTCGGAATCAGCGATATAATACAATTGCGATAATATGCAAATCCGCTGTGGAAAGCACCATCGCATATGAAGCACTGAATAGCATTGATGAAATTAAACTCGTAAACAGAGGCTCCATTGAATATGAACAGGGGGTTGTCGTCATACCGGCGTATTTGGCAAAAGGTATCGAATTCGACGCCGTTATCATTTATGACGCATCTGCACAAGTATACGGCGATGAGAGTCTTCGCAGATTATTCTACACCGCCTGCACCAGGGCTATGCATTACTTGCAGCTATTCAGCGTCGGCGAACCAAGCCCCTTTTTACGCAATGTTGAGCAGGAGACTTTACTTCCATAA
- a CDS encoding Wzz/FepE/Etk N-terminal domain-containing protein: MEETISLQELFKVIKKRLLLIISTFVLAVTIAGIISYFFLTPIYQASTQILINQKEFDQNQFNSQDIDTNLQLINTYNVIIKSPVILSKVIDNLDLNMTPDLLNKKITVNSEQNSQVINVSVEDTDSQKAVDIANMTADVFQEEIQSLMNVDNVNVLSPAINVNDMSPVKPKPILNMAIGAVIGLMLGFGLTFLLEYLDTTVKTEQDIEELLELPILGLISPISYKKIKKTKKSISPNRKRGSKVV, from the coding sequence ATGGAAGAAACAATTAGTCTACAAGAACTATTTAAAGTAATAAAGAAACGTCTTCTACTCATTATAAGTACATTTGTTTTAGCGGTAACAATTGCAGGCATAATCAGCTACTTTTTTCTGACACCAATCTACCAAGCATCAACACAAATTCTTATAAATCAGAAGGAATTTGATCAAAATCAATTTAACAGTCAAGACATCGATACAAATCTTCAATTAATCAACACATACAATGTCATTATAAAAAGTCCAGTTATTCTATCAAAAGTAATAGATAATCTGGATTTAAATATGACGCCAGATTTACTCAATAAAAAAATAACCGTTAATAGTGAACAAAACTCGCAAGTTATTAACGTTAGTGTAGAAGATACAGATTCGCAAAAGGCAGTCGATATCGCGAATATGACTGCCGATGTGTTTCAAGAAGAAATTCAATCATTGATGAATGTAGACAATGTCAACGTTCTCTCACCGGCTATTAACGTAAATGACATGTCTCCTGTTAAACCAAAACCAATACTTAATATGGCGATAGGTGCAGTAATCGGATTAATGCTTGGATTCGGATTGACCTTTCTCTTAGAGTATTTAGACACGACAGTAAAAACGGAGCAAGATATTGAAGAATTGCTTGAGTTACCGATACTGGGACTCATTAGCCCAATTTCTTACAAGAAAATAAAAAAAACAAAAAAATCGATTAGTCCCAATAGAAAGAGGGGATCAAAGGTTGTTTAA
- a CDS encoding CpsD/CapB family tyrosine-protein kinase has protein sequence MFKKRKKMKQRAARKLVTSVSPKSIVSEQFRTVRTNINFSMQDSGLKTLLFTSSSIGEGKSTTAANVAIVFAKEGKKVLLIDTDLRKPTMHYTFHKSISPGITNLLSGHVILEQIVKSTGVSGLYLITCGPIPSNPAELLGSSSMDAFIKEAKEKYDMIIFDAPPALSVSDAQILSNKCDGTILVISSGTSEKANVVKTKEVLQASNANIIGVILNNFKLGKDHYYYQYYGEVE, from the coding sequence TTGTTTAAAAAACGTAAAAAAATGAAACAAAGAGCTGCACGAAAGCTTGTGACGAGCGTTAGCCCTAAATCGATTGTGTCTGAACAATTCCGAACCGTTCGAACAAACATTAACTTCTCGATGCAGGATAGCGGACTCAAGACTCTCCTTTTTACTTCGTCATCTATAGGGGAAGGAAAGTCAACGACCGCAGCTAATGTTGCAATTGTTTTTGCAAAAGAAGGGAAAAAAGTACTGCTAATCGATACTGATTTGAGAAAGCCGACAATGCATTATACGTTTCACAAGTCAATTTCGCCAGGAATAACTAACTTACTGTCAGGTCATGTGATTCTCGAACAAATAGTTAAAAGTACTGGAGTTAGTGGATTATACCTGATTACTTGTGGACCAATACCTTCCAATCCAGCAGAACTTCTTGGGTCTAGTTCAATGGATGCCTTTATAAAGGAAGCAAAAGAAAAATACGACATGATCATATTTGATGCTCCTCCAGCCCTTTCCGTTTCAGACGCACAAATCCTTTCAAATAAATGTGACGGCACTATTCTTGTCATCAGCTCAGGCACATCAGAGAAAGCAAACGTTGTAAAAACAAAGGAAGTGCTACAAGCTTCGAATGCAAATATTATAGGGGTGATTCTTAATAATTTTAAACTTGGAAAGGATCATTACTATTACCAATATTACGGGGAAGTAGAATGA
- a CDS encoding efflux RND transporter permease subunit produces MSIFTKWAFGNRAAVAVLTVLILTIGVVSYFRLPMEFLPSADNPQVTIISMGHGTDSKTMESEVTIPIERSVTGLNGKTSVYSTTGDGFSKVDLFFEAGYDMKQAKQDVQDALSNVALPSYISKPTISQLNTSMIPIVNIAVTFEEGKTTENMEFAREELRSRYQEIKGVSSVDVYGVTDSVISVQIDDEKLAENQISLQAVMGILQGQNTAVSVGEKNMDGKTSNIKVIGDLTSIEKLKGLTVVPGVTLGEIATVEETIDSNFISRFNGKDSLDISITKDSQSNAVTISKEVEKVTKEINEAYKQQESVVYISSADLVENSVHTMIKEVLLGALFATIVIMLFLRNIRSTFITIVSIPLSLCFTLFLLSLSGVTLNILTLGGVAVAVGRLVDDSIVVIENIFRKMQTEKLSVKMIIDATKQVGVAITASTLTTVAVFLPMSLLNGGLQEFLLPFALTVTYSLLASLIVALTVVPVMSAGLLKNAKMPEHKPAVRFPKIVTWSLNHKWIVFTISIFLFFGSIGTYFVIPKGAVDNSSADYVMATLTYPNDTPIEEVKEKTLEVESSILALDEVQHVFSQVGSPAEAAQYGWVGSSTEATFSILLNDKKDTEHIVKEMEKKKEQYPDAILEVSASSFMMGGASTNITIDVVGENLADLEEVATTIKEKVQDIEGVEEVTTNQDEKKTVHSLVVDPTKGNTEQVAQQLGVMLNKTPIGTISLNDKQKTVYLEPLLDTKTPEDLKKIQVMTDTGLVPVSSIATLQSEERSTNQFHKDGDAYLRVTASVDPAKLSEISSKINLEIFGDKKDNEGMDIPENVDVLIGGSSSQQAEDFTDLFLIMLVSIGIVFLIMVITFKSIKAPIAILCSLPLAAIGAILGIVVSQISVDITALLGALMLIGIVVTNAIVLLDRVKQNEQKMIIRDALVEATATRMRPIFMTAIATICAMLPLLMKQAETGSLVSQSLAIVVIGGLAMATLLTLIVIPCIYELLYFRKSKKQRMAQAAEQEAI; encoded by the coding sequence ATGTCGATTTTTACAAAGTGGGCTTTTGGTAACAGAGCCGCTGTCGCTGTATTAACCGTTTTAATATTAACGATAGGTGTTGTCAGCTATTTTAGACTCCCGATGGAATTTTTACCCTCAGCGGATAATCCGCAAGTAACCATTATTTCCATGGGCCATGGTACTGACTCTAAAACAATGGAATCAGAAGTAACCATTCCGATTGAAAGATCCGTTACAGGATTAAACGGAAAAACATCTGTTTATTCTACAACCGGAGACGGATTTTCTAAAGTAGACCTGTTCTTCGAGGCTGGATATGATATGAAGCAAGCCAAACAGGACGTGCAAGATGCATTGAGCAACGTAGCTTTACCTTCCTATATATCTAAGCCAACCATTTCACAGCTTAATACTTCGATGATTCCAATTGTGAACATTGCTGTTACCTTTGAAGAAGGTAAGACGACAGAAAATATGGAATTTGCTCGTGAAGAGCTTCGTTCTAGATATCAAGAAATCAAAGGTGTTTCCAGTGTAGATGTTTATGGGGTTACAGATTCCGTCATTTCCGTCCAAATAGATGATGAAAAATTGGCTGAAAATCAAATTTCTCTTCAAGCAGTTATGGGTATTCTTCAAGGACAAAATACTGCTGTTTCTGTCGGCGAAAAGAATATGGATGGAAAAACAAGTAATATCAAAGTAATCGGTGATTTAACTAGCATAGAAAAATTGAAAGGATTAACGGTAGTACCTGGAGTAACGCTAGGCGAAATTGCAACGGTTGAAGAAACGATAGATTCGAATTTTATTAGCCGTTTCAATGGAAAGGACAGCTTAGACATTAGCATTACAAAGGACAGTCAATCTAATGCCGTTACTATTAGTAAAGAAGTAGAAAAAGTAACAAAGGAAATCAACGAAGCGTATAAACAGCAGGAATCTGTTGTTTACATATCCTCTGCTGATTTAGTCGAAAATTCCGTTCATACGATGATAAAAGAAGTTCTTCTTGGTGCACTATTTGCAACGATTGTCATTATGCTCTTTTTACGAAATATCCGTTCTACTTTTATTACGATCGTCTCGATTCCTTTATCACTTTGCTTCACACTATTCCTACTGTCATTGTCTGGTGTGACATTGAATATTTTAACGCTTGGCGGTGTCGCTGTTGCGGTTGGACGCTTAGTGGACGATAGTATTGTTGTAATCGAAAATATTTTCCGTAAAATGCAAACAGAGAAACTCTCTGTAAAAATGATTATTGACGCAACTAAACAAGTGGGAGTCGCTATTACTGCTTCTACATTAACAACAGTTGCCGTTTTCTTACCTATGAGTTTATTAAATGGAGGACTGCAAGAATTCCTATTACCATTTGCATTAACGGTTACGTATTCCTTGCTTGCTTCATTAATTGTCGCGTTAACTGTTGTTCCAGTTATGAGTGCAGGATTATTGAAGAATGCAAAGATGCCTGAACATAAACCAGCTGTTCGTTTTCCAAAAATAGTTACATGGTCCTTAAACCATAAATGGATTGTGTTTACGATTTCCATCTTTCTATTCTTCGGATCAATCGGTACTTATTTTGTCATCCCAAAAGGAGCAGTTGACAATTCTTCTGCTGACTATGTCATGGCAACCCTCACTTACCCGAATGATACACCAATAGAAGAAGTAAAGGAAAAGACATTGGAAGTGGAATCATCTATTCTAGCTTTGGATGAAGTGCAACATGTGTTTTCACAAGTAGGTTCTCCAGCGGAAGCAGCTCAATATGGCTGGGTTGGATCGTCGACTGAAGCAACCTTCAGTATTTTATTGAATGATAAAAAAGATACAGAACACATCGTGAAAGAAATGGAAAAGAAAAAGGAACAATATCCTGATGCCATTTTAGAAGTTAGTGCATCTTCCTTTATGATGGGAGGAGCAAGTACTAATATCACAATCGATGTAGTTGGTGAAAACTTAGCGGATTTGGAAGAAGTAGCAACTACTATTAAAGAAAAAGTGCAGGACATTGAAGGCGTAGAGGAAGTTACGACCAATCAAGATGAAAAGAAAACTGTACACTCTCTTGTAGTTGACCCTACAAAAGGAAATACAGAACAAGTTGCACAACAGTTAGGTGTGATGTTAAATAAAACACCAATTGGAACAATTAGTTTAAATGATAAGCAAAAAACTGTATACCTGGAGCCACTCCTAGATACGAAAACACCAGAAGACTTGAAAAAGATACAAGTGATGACCGATACAGGTCTTGTCCCTGTATCATCCATTGCTACGTTACAAAGTGAAGAGCGCTCAACTAATCAGTTCCATAAAGACGGGGATGCCTACCTTCGAGTAACTGCATCAGTGGATCCTGCAAAGCTATCAGAAATCTCAAGTAAAATAAATCTAGAGATCTTCGGTGATAAAAAGGACAATGAAGGCATGGATATTCCAGAGAATGTCGACGTTCTAATCGGTGGTTCAAGTAGTCAACAAGCAGAAGATTTTACAGATTTATTCCTTATTATGCTTGTTTCCATCGGTATTGTATTTTTAATTATGGTCATCACATTTAAGTCAATCAAAGCACCAATCGCTATTCTTTGCTCATTGCCACTTGCTGCAATTGGTGCCATTTTAGGAATTGTCGTCAGCCAAATTTCAGTTGATATCACAGCACTTTTAGGGGCATTAATGCTCATTGGTATCGTCGTGACAAATGCAATTGTACTTTTAGACCGAGTGAAACAAAATGAACAAAAAATGATTATTCGTGATGCACTTGTCGAGGCAACCGCTACAAGGATGAGACCAATCTTCATGACTGCGATTGCAACCATCTGTGCGATGCTTCCACTATTAATGAAGCAAGCTGAAACAGGAAGCTTAGTATCACAAAGTCTTGCGATTGTTGTTATTGGCGGGTTAGCTATGGCTACTCTTCTAACTCTAATTGTGATTCCATGTATATATGAATTACTTTATTTCAGAAAATCTAAGAAACAGCGTATGGCTCAAGCAGCTGAGCAGGAAGCTATTTAA
- a CDS encoding CpsB/CapC family capsule biosynthesis tyrosine phosphatase: MIVDIHNHILPGLDDGPQSIEEAILLVANAVSNGVTHIIATPHHRNGKYMNSSSVVKEAVVNLNRQLSKKNIPVKILPGQEIYIYSNILEDLEGDLLTLANSGKYLLIELPRNHIPLNTFEVLYKIQLKGYIPIIVHPERNTVLRKEKQKLYELVSKGALIQITAASLVGTDGRSLKRYTVDLIKHNLVHFISSDAHHYQKRPFLLNDAYQYVRKKFSESLVTYYSENAKHVVFGKDIQAIQPISFK, encoded by the coding sequence TTGATTGTTGATATACATAATCACATTTTACCTGGACTGGATGACGGACCACAATCTATTGAAGAGGCTATACTACTTGTTGCAAATGCAGTTTCGAATGGAGTTACACATATTATTGCTACTCCTCATCATCGTAATGGGAAATATATGAACTCTTCTTCAGTAGTAAAAGAGGCTGTTGTTAATTTAAACAGACAGCTTTCAAAAAAAAATATTCCTGTGAAAATTCTTCCTGGACAAGAAATTTATATTTATAGTAACATTCTTGAAGATTTAGAAGGTGATCTTTTAACGCTAGCTAACAGTGGAAAGTACTTATTAATAGAGCTACCTAGAAATCATATACCACTGAATACTTTTGAGGTCCTTTATAAAATTCAACTAAAAGGATATATCCCAATCATAGTGCATCCAGAAAGAAATACTGTCCTCAGAAAGGAAAAGCAAAAGCTTTATGAGTTAGTAAGTAAAGGGGCTCTCATACAAATAACAGCAGCAAGTTTGGTAGGTACCGATGGTAGAAGTTTAAAAAGGTACACAGTGGATTTAATAAAACATAATTTAGTACACTTCATATCATCGGATGCACATCATTACCAAAAGCGACCTTTTTTATTGAATGATGCTTATCAGTATGTGCGAAAAAAGTTTTCGGAGAGTCTTGTAACTTATTATAGTGAAAATGCAAAACATGTAGTATTCGGTAAGGATATTCAAGCAATACAACCAATTAGTTTTAAATAA
- a CDS encoding Hsp20/alpha crystallin family protein → MTFENDNLPQGKIDHFIETSNFGPKPLWNLIHQMDAYFQQFFQQMNTHLIPNSLSVDTYEANSKMIVEVKLPGCNRNQIQLEIIGNRLRIGVEDSFHEEINYPTHTGRKQFFQRREHIVSLPYTIPEKEAKVSFHNELLKITFPKEHLKRRYLTIED, encoded by the coding sequence ATGACATTTGAAAACGACAATCTTCCACAAGGGAAAATCGATCACTTCATCGAGACATCTAACTTTGGTCCTAAACCACTTTGGAATTTAATTCATCAGATGGACGCTTATTTCCAACAGTTCTTTCAGCAAATGAACACTCATCTCATCCCTAATTCCCTCTCGGTGGACACGTATGAAGCCAACTCAAAGATGATTGTGGAAGTAAAGTTACCAGGTTGCAATCGAAACCAGATTCAATTAGAGATTATCGGGAACAGGTTAAGGATCGGTGTGGAGGACTCTTTTCATGAAGAAATTAATTATCCGACCCATACCGGTAGAAAACAATTTTTTCAACGACGAGAGCACATTGTCTCCCTACCCTATACCATTCCTGAAAAAGAAGCAAAAGTCTCTTTTCACAATGAACTTTTAAAAATCACCTTCCCAAAAGAACATCTTAAGCGAAGGTACCTAACAATTGAAGACTAA